In Massilia violaceinigra, one DNA window encodes the following:
- a CDS encoding GNAT family N-acetyltransferase produces MNVDLSLLERWLTGWSLARGVPLPRHHGGGLAVDVGRPDQLRRHVFADAGEALQECASRIHEPFVYLKAPVDPDHMRRALPDRWTIEAPHYLMYLSTPISASAASPAGYTARMEEENGASLIRLLDAAGQTAAIGRVALSHGTAVFDRIETVESHRRKGLARALMIALDTVAEQAGTTERLLVATEAGRALYLSLGWRVLAPYSTAVLPAP; encoded by the coding sequence ATGAACGTCGATTTGAGCCTTCTTGAACGCTGGCTGACTGGCTGGAGCCTGGCGCGCGGAGTGCCGCTTCCCAGACACCACGGGGGAGGATTGGCAGTGGACGTCGGTCGGCCCGACCAGTTGCGCCGTCACGTCTTTGCGGATGCAGGTGAAGCGCTTCAAGAATGTGCATCGCGCATCCACGAGCCCTTCGTCTATCTGAAGGCACCGGTCGATCCCGATCACATGCGCCGCGCGCTTCCCGACCGCTGGACGATCGAAGCTCCCCACTATCTTATGTACCTGTCCACGCCGATATCTGCATCAGCCGCATCGCCAGCAGGCTACACGGCCAGAATGGAAGAGGAAAATGGGGCATCCCTTATCCGCCTGCTTGACGCGGCGGGGCAGACGGCGGCAATAGGGCGCGTGGCGCTGAGCCATGGAACCGCCGTATTCGACCGCATCGAAACCGTCGAGTCTCATCGCAGAAAGGGCCTTGCCCGCGCGCTAATGATCGCGCTCGACACTGTGGCCGAACAAGCCGGAACGACAGAGCGCCTGCTCGTCGCCACCGAGGCCGGACGCGCGCTGTACCTCTCCCTGGGCTGGCGCGTGCTGGCACCGTATTCCACGGCCGTGCTTCCGGCCCCATAG